Proteins encoded by one window of Brevibacterium atlanticum:
- a CDS encoding bifunctional folylpolyglutamate synthase/dihydrofolate synthase gives MSEEEATRAELARVYALLLARAGETQVELRLDATRRACEVLGDIHTAAPVITVTGTNGKTSTARMLDSLITAHDLRVGRFTSPHLHSVTERISVDGAPVPEATFVRIYDEIAPYLDIVDEQLEAEGRAKLTYFEALTVLAFAVFADAPVDVVVTEVGMGGAWDSTNVADAQVCVFTKIGLDHQAFLGDTIEEIAATKAGILDRSVDPSPAPAPVAVSAVQDEAAQTVLDAEAARREVPLLSEDRDFRLLDRQRAVDGQLITVQGRRDVYSDLFVPLHGIHQAHNAAVAIVAAEAFLGAEDKPLDAETVAEGLARVTSPGRAELVRTGPSVVVDGAHNPDAAHVLADTLDEAFDFDYVVMVMAMLGDKDIGGVLEELHRSADVFIVSETLSARALPAEELAEAAREWVDEDSVIVTPDLNAALMKAIDLANSVDAKSPGIVVTGSLYTVAEARLLLGKGEDQ, from the coding sequence ATGAGTGAGGAGGAGGCCACCCGCGCCGAACTCGCTCGGGTCTACGCCCTGCTGCTGGCCAGGGCAGGAGAGACTCAGGTCGAGCTGCGCCTCGACGCCACCCGACGCGCATGCGAGGTCCTCGGCGACATCCACACGGCGGCTCCTGTCATCACGGTGACCGGAACGAACGGCAAGACGTCGACGGCTCGGATGCTCGACTCGCTGATCACCGCACACGATCTGCGGGTCGGCCGGTTCACCAGCCCCCACCTGCACTCGGTGACCGAGCGGATCTCCGTCGACGGCGCACCGGTGCCCGAGGCGACGTTCGTGCGGATCTATGACGAGATCGCTCCGTACCTCGACATCGTCGATGAGCAGCTGGAAGCCGAAGGACGAGCGAAGCTCACGTACTTCGAGGCCCTCACCGTCCTCGCCTTCGCGGTCTTCGCCGACGCGCCCGTCGACGTCGTCGTCACCGAGGTGGGGATGGGCGGAGCATGGGATTCGACGAACGTCGCCGATGCTCAGGTGTGCGTGTTCACGAAGATCGGACTGGACCACCAGGCGTTCCTCGGAGACACGATCGAGGAGATCGCCGCCACCAAGGCCGGCATCCTCGATCGCAGCGTCGATCCCTCCCCGGCCCCGGCCCCCGTGGCGGTGAGCGCGGTGCAGGACGAGGCGGCGCAGACCGTGCTCGACGCCGAGGCGGCCCGACGTGAGGTCCCGCTGCTGAGCGAGGACCGGGACTTCCGACTCCTCGACCGGCAGCGCGCCGTCGACGGCCAGCTCATCACGGTGCAGGGGCGCCGGGACGTCTACTCCGACCTGTTCGTGCCCCTGCACGGGATCCACCAGGCACACAATGCCGCGGTAGCGATCGTCGCCGCCGAAGCGTTCCTCGGCGCCGAGGACAAGCCTCTCGACGCCGAAACGGTGGCCGAGGGCCTGGCACGGGTGACGTCCCCCGGACGGGCCGAGCTCGTGCGCACCGGACCGAGCGTCGTCGTCGACGGGGCGCACAACCCCGATGCGGCGCACGTGCTGGCCGACACCCTCGACGAGGCGTTCGACTTCGACTACGTCGTCATGGTCATGGCGATGCTCGGCGACAAGGACATCGGCGGAGTGCTCGAAGAGCTCCACCGCAGCGCCGACGTGTTCATCGTCAGCGAGACGCTCAGCGCTCGTGCGCTGCCGGCGGAGGAACTCGCCGAGGCGGCCCGCGAGTGGGTCGATGAGGATTCCGTCATCGTCACCCCCGACCTCAACGCCGCATTGATGAAGGCCATCGATCTCGCGAACTCCGTCGACGCGAAGAGCCCGGGAATCGTCGTCACCGGGTCGCTCTACACCGTCGCCGAAGCCCGCCTGCTGCTCGGCAAGGGAGAGGACCAGTGA
- a CDS encoding DUF4233 domain-containing protein, protein MKSKYPVLCGSILICELFVVYFAVLTAFGLQVKAAQTLTLGQLLIGASVIAVLAIVGVVMLPRRIGQRRPGVIIGWIVQVLLLASGFVVTSMFFVAALFIALWAVAVYWSARIDREVAARE, encoded by the coding sequence GTGAAGTCGAAGTATCCCGTTCTGTGCGGATCGATCCTCATCTGCGAACTCTTCGTCGTCTATTTCGCCGTGCTCACGGCCTTCGGGCTGCAGGTGAAAGCGGCGCAGACGCTCACTCTCGGCCAGCTGCTCATCGGAGCCTCGGTCATCGCCGTGCTTGCGATCGTCGGTGTGGTCATGCTGCCGCGTCGCATCGGGCAGCGACGGCCAGGCGTGATCATCGGCTGGATCGTGCAGGTTCTGCTGCTGGCCTCGGGGTTCGTCGTCACGTCGATGTTCTTCGTCGCCGCCCTCTTCATCGCCCTGTGGGCGGTGGCGGTGTACTGGTCGGCGCGGATCGACCGTGAGGTCGCCGCACGCGAATGA
- the ndk gene encoding nucleoside-diphosphate kinase: protein MERTLILIKPDGVARGLVGQIVARIEAKGYRIDALNLRTATSEELAAHYAEHEGKPFYQPLVDFMSEGPIVSIIASGQGVIPGFRSLAGATDPTSAAPGTIRGDLGRDWGEKVQKNLVHGSDSEESAEREIGIWYPA from the coding sequence ATGGAACGCACTCTCATTCTCATCAAACCCGATGGGGTCGCCCGCGGACTCGTCGGGCAGATCGTCGCCCGTATCGAGGCCAAGGGCTACCGGATCGATGCGCTGAATCTGCGCACGGCCACGTCCGAGGAGCTGGCCGCCCACTACGCCGAACACGAAGGCAAGCCGTTCTACCAGCCGCTGGTCGATTTCATGTCGGAGGGCCCGATCGTCTCCATCATCGCCTCGGGGCAGGGTGTCATCCCCGGTTTCCGCTCGCTCGCCGGCGCCACCGACCCGACCTCGGCGGCGCCCGGCACGATCCGCGGCGACCTGGGACGTGACTGGGGAGAGAAGGTGCAGAAGAACCTCGTCCACGGCTCCGACTCCGAAGAGTCCGCCGAACGGGAGATCGGCATCTGGTACCCCGCCTGA
- a CDS encoding vitamin K epoxide reductase family protein, giving the protein MNSEQTLSADVETESAASAWVLRRAPFGIFLIVASVIGFLASFSLSAEKYDKLAHPDVVLSCDLNPFFSCGSVMEHPESELFGFPNQLLGIAAFVFPLLLGVLLLAGTKLPGWVMVGLNIGLALGVVLVMFLFYVSIYRIGVGCPWCIIVWTVTIPMFVAVTAHNVLAGRFGSGAAQSPIVRVLAKENVALSVLWMLIIVACIVVQFWSFFSTLI; this is encoded by the coding sequence GTGAACAGTGAACAGACTCTTTCCGCCGACGTCGAAACCGAATCGGCCGCCTCGGCGTGGGTGCTCCGACGCGCTCCCTTCGGCATCTTCCTCATCGTCGCCTCTGTGATCGGCTTCCTCGCGTCGTTCTCACTCTCGGCGGAGAAGTACGACAAGCTCGCTCATCCCGACGTCGTCCTCTCCTGCGACCTCAACCCCTTCTTCTCGTGCGGTTCGGTCATGGAGCATCCGGAGTCCGAACTCTTCGGCTTCCCGAATCAGCTGCTGGGCATCGCCGCCTTCGTCTTCCCGCTCCTGCTCGGAGTCCTCCTCCTCGCCGGGACGAAGCTGCCCGGATGGGTGATGGTCGGGCTCAACATCGGACTCGCCCTCGGCGTGGTCCTCGTGATGTTCCTCTTCTACGTCTCGATCTATCGGATCGGCGTCGGCTGTCCCTGGTGCATCATCGTATGGACGGTGACGATCCCGATGTTCGTCGCCGTCACCGCGCACAACGTGCTCGCCGGACGATTCGGTTCGGGTGCGGCGCAGTCTCCGATCGTGCGCGTGCTGGCCAAGGAGAACGTCGCCTTGTCGGTGCTGTGGATGCTCATCATTGTCGCCTGCATCGTCGTCCAGTTCTGGTCCTTCTTCTCCACCCTGATTTGA
- a CDS encoding Rne/Rng family ribonuclease: MNDTSNDGTESTDPTEGILADLANLQQSAHAKGNAHDDVNDSVRARLDDIAEAAESLRTGEADDDEDGPVEPAQRSRDPKPARDAVANRGLVFESFVRGDAADDETDTDEEDESDDAGDSAAGQSPVRFDPRNPFAAPAPAAATPAEPRSTPSVPPAGGLIFQVPSAEHAEVVQIEDDDSDDDWDDSEDTDDTASERRDDQDDETSNGPRRRRGGRGRRSRSRDDSDDDADGKTADAADDSSDDDESEKDGSRSSRRGSRSNSRASKHKSDSESQDDHAKSDDEKSEASKNDDSQSDDADDDDDSEGGSRRRRRRRSRNRGTDRDEVTSLKGSTRLEAKRQRRKEGREAGRRRPIITEAEFLARRESVERTMLVRESGDQTQLVVVEDGIAVEHYLKENRQQASLIGNVYLGKVQNVLPSMEAAFIDIGKGRNAVLYAGEVNWDALGMDGKARRIETALSPGDSVLVQVTKDPIGHKGARLTSQISLPGRFLVYVPGNSMTGISRKLPDNERARLKKLLKELVGDSNGVIVRTAAEGAADTDLSRDVERLAKRWETIEKKSKSTKVLAPQLLYSEPDMIVRIIRDVFNEDFNSLVIDGDGAWNTIHEYVESVAPDLLERVHRYNEDEGIFDHYRIEEQIQKALQRTVNLPSGGSLVIDRTEAMTVVDVNTGKFTGSGGNLEETVTRNNLEAAEEVIRQVRLRDLGGIIVVDFIDMVLESNRDLVVRRLVECLGRDRTKHQVAEVTSLGLVQMTRKRIGTGLAESMVSAGADLSGRGLLLPGSEEDGTKAHRGNRSSNSEGRRDRKRRGDSGAKSKQNESEPQEDSVSSDASRSAVAAIAKATLKKDESDAGNGDEKSGGEGSGKGRSRSRNGRRRSNSRNAESNPDTETGAASEANHGADATIEKKADENAKAAENAEPAVAPAPAPVPEEPKDLPLMIGADTETKVAAAAPVKRSPVPKRSEAPKKAAEPKQEQLPASFVIIGED; encoded by the coding sequence ATGAACGATACGTCGAACGACGGCACAGAGTCGACCGATCCGACCGAAGGCATCCTCGCCGATCTGGCGAATCTGCAGCAGTCGGCACACGCCAAGGGCAATGCCCATGACGACGTCAACGACAGCGTGCGTGCGCGACTCGATGACATCGCCGAGGCGGCCGAATCGCTGCGTACGGGCGAAGCCGATGATGACGAAGACGGACCGGTTGAGCCGGCGCAGCGCAGCCGAGACCCGAAACCCGCCCGCGACGCCGTCGCCAACCGGGGACTCGTATTCGAATCCTTCGTCCGCGGAGATGCGGCAGACGATGAGACCGATACGGACGAGGAAGACGAGAGCGACGACGCCGGGGACTCGGCGGCCGGACAGAGTCCGGTGCGCTTCGATCCGCGCAACCCTTTCGCCGCACCCGCACCTGCAGCGGCCACCCCGGCAGAACCGCGGTCGACTCCGTCCGTGCCTCCGGCCGGCGGTCTGATCTTCCAGGTCCCGAGCGCCGAACACGCCGAGGTCGTGCAGATCGAGGACGATGACTCCGATGACGACTGGGACGACTCCGAGGACACCGACGACACCGCGTCCGAGCGTCGTGACGACCAGGACGACGAGACCTCGAACGGCCCGCGTCGTCGCCGTGGAGGACGCGGGCGCCGCTCGCGCAGCCGCGATGACTCCGACGACGACGCAGACGGAAAGACCGCGGACGCCGCGGACGACTCCTCCGACGATGACGAGTCCGAGAAGGACGGCTCACGTTCCTCGCGACGGGGTTCGCGCTCGAATTCCCGCGCCTCGAAGCACAAGTCCGACTCCGAATCGCAGGACGATCACGCGAAATCCGACGACGAGAAGTCCGAAGCATCGAAGAACGACGATTCGCAGTCCGATGACGCCGATGATGACGATGACTCCGAGGGCGGATCGCGTCGTCGTCGCCGTCGCCGGTCGCGCAACCGCGGAACCGACCGTGACGAGGTCACCTCGCTGAAGGGCTCGACCCGACTGGAGGCCAAGCGCCAGCGTCGCAAGGAAGGTCGCGAAGCCGGACGTCGCCGCCCCATCATCACCGAGGCAGAGTTCCTCGCTCGCCGGGAATCCGTCGAACGCACGATGCTCGTGCGCGAAAGCGGCGACCAGACGCAGCTCGTCGTCGTCGAAGACGGCATCGCCGTCGAGCACTACCTCAAGGAGAACCGCCAGCAGGCCTCCCTCATCGGCAACGTGTACCTGGGCAAGGTCCAGAACGTGCTGCCGAGCATGGAAGCGGCGTTCATCGACATCGGCAAGGGCCGCAATGCCGTGCTCTACGCCGGTGAGGTCAACTGGGACGCTCTCGGCATGGACGGCAAGGCACGCCGCATCGAAACCGCTCTGAGCCCCGGCGACTCCGTCCTCGTCCAGGTGACGAAGGATCCGATCGGGCACAAGGGTGCGCGTCTGACCAGTCAGATCTCGCTGCCGGGACGGTTCCTCGTCTACGTCCCCGGCAACTCGATGACCGGGATCTCCCGGAAGCTTCCGGACAATGAGCGAGCACGGCTGAAGAAGCTGCTCAAGGAACTCGTCGGCGATTCGAACGGCGTCATCGTGCGCACCGCAGCCGAAGGTGCCGCGGACACCGACCTGTCCCGCGATGTGGAGCGACTCGCCAAGCGCTGGGAGACGATCGAGAAGAAGTCGAAGTCGACGAAGGTGCTCGCCCCGCAGCTGCTCTACAGCGAGCCGGACATGATCGTGCGCATCATCCGCGACGTCTTCAACGAAGACTTCAACTCGCTCGTCATCGACGGCGACGGAGCCTGGAACACCATCCACGAATACGTCGAATCCGTGGCCCCGGATCTCCTCGAACGGGTCCACCGCTACAACGAGGACGAGGGCATCTTCGATCACTATCGGATCGAAGAGCAGATCCAGAAGGCCCTGCAGCGCACCGTCAACCTGCCCTCAGGCGGTTCGCTCGTCATCGACCGCACCGAGGCGATGACGGTCGTCGACGTCAACACCGGCAAGTTCACCGGTTCCGGCGGCAACCTCGAAGAGACCGTGACCCGCAACAACCTCGAAGCGGCCGAAGAGGTCATCCGACAGGTCCGTCTGCGCGACCTCGGCGGCATCATCGTCGTCGACTTCATCGACATGGTCCTCGAATCGAACCGTGACCTCGTGGTGCGCCGCCTCGTCGAATGCCTGGGCCGTGACCGGACGAAGCATCAGGTCGCCGAGGTGACCTCGCTGGGACTCGTGCAGATGACCCGCAAGCGCATCGGCACGGGACTGGCCGAGTCGATGGTCAGCGCCGGCGCTGACCTCAGCGGACGCGGACTCCTGCTGCCCGGATCCGAAGAGGACGGTACGAAGGCCCACCGCGGGAACCGTTCGTCGAACAGTGAGGGCCGTCGCGATCGGAAGCGGCGGGGGGACTCCGGGGCGAAGTCCAAGCAGAACGAGAGTGAGCCGCAGGAGGACTCCGTGTCCTCGGACGCTTCGCGCTCTGCCGTCGCCGCGATCGCCAAAGCCACCCTGAAGAAGGACGAATCCGATGCCGGGAACGGCGACGAGAAGTCCGGCGGCGAAGGCAGCGGCAAGGGCCGTTCACGCTCGCGCAACGGTCGTCGCCGCTCGAACTCCCGGAATGCGGAGTCGAATCCGGACACCGAGACCGGCGCCGCCTCCGAGGCGAACCACGGCGCCGATGCCACGATCGAGAAGAAGGCCGATGAGAACGCGAAGGCCGCTGAGAATGCCGAACCGGCCGTCGCACCGGCTCCTGCGCCGGTCCCTGAGGAGCCGAAGGATCTGCCGCTGATGATCGGCGCCGATACCGAGACGAAGGTCGCGGCCGCCGCTCCCGTGAAGCGCAGTCCGGTCCCGAAGCGGAGCGAGGCGCCGAAGAAGGCTGCAGAGCCCAAGCAGGAGCAGCTGCCCGCCTCGTTCGTCATCATCGGCGAAGACTGA
- a CDS encoding SPFH domain-containing protein: MTQNPQQQGPPPNQPPHRGPAPAVSQTPHSQDGHAQPAAYPGAEPVSNPNGHFGSQGSQVGSSASADSPHAYGPPGGGQAQPGPAGQPGADPQRGNRTPRRSAQPGPTSAAGPNGSAPPRIVSPDGERVREKPAGGVSGYFAIIGAIALLLLAVLLAVIGFVLTFAQAALGVILIVLGVISFIASMFLFKGCTSVAPGHAVVLQLYGKYVGTVRQSGLRFVNPFYTKDQVSTRIRNHETSTLKVNDLDGNPIEIGAVVVWQVKDTAQAMFEVDDFEEFVAIQAETAVRHIANSYAYDSSDPRRMSLRDNADEITSRLSDEVAARVMAAGVTIIESRITQLAYAPEIARAMLQRQQATAVVAARQLIVEGAVGMVETAIEEIEGRQIVRLGQAERSDLVSNLMIVLCGDQAAQPTISTTRNQQSAG; the protein is encoded by the coding sequence ATGACTCAGAACCCACAGCAGCAAGGTCCCCCACCGAATCAGCCCCCGCATCGCGGCCCTGCCCCAGCGGTGAGTCAGACCCCGCATTCGCAGGATGGCCATGCTCAGCCCGCCGCGTATCCGGGTGCCGAACCTGTGTCGAATCCGAACGGTCATTTCGGGTCGCAGGGTTCTCAGGTCGGTTCCTCGGCATCGGCCGACTCTCCTCATGCGTACGGCCCACCCGGCGGCGGTCAGGCACAGCCCGGCCCGGCCGGTCAGCCCGGTGCTGATCCGCAGCGGGGGAACCGCACCCCTCGTCGGTCTGCTCAGCCCGGCCCCACCTCCGCGGCGGGACCGAACGGATCGGCCCCGCCGCGCATCGTCTCCCCCGACGGTGAGCGTGTGCGCGAGAAGCCCGCAGGCGGCGTGTCCGGCTACTTCGCCATCATCGGTGCCATCGCCCTGCTCCTCCTGGCCGTGCTCCTCGCCGTCATCGGCTTCGTGCTGACATTCGCGCAGGCCGCGCTCGGGGTCATCCTCATCGTCCTCGGTGTGATCTCCTTCATCGCGTCGATGTTCCTGTTCAAGGGCTGTACTTCGGTGGCACCCGGCCATGCCGTCGTTCTCCAGCTCTACGGAAAGTATGTCGGCACGGTCCGCCAGTCGGGACTGCGCTTCGTCAATCCCTTCTACACGAAGGACCAGGTGTCGACCCGCATCCGCAACCACGAGACGTCGACGCTCAAGGTCAATGATCTCGACGGCAATCCGATCGAGATCGGCGCCGTCGTCGTCTGGCAGGTCAAGGACACCGCGCAGGCGATGTTCGAGGTCGACGACTTCGAGGAGTTCGTTGCCATCCAGGCGGAGACAGCAGTCCGTCACATCGCGAACTCCTATGCCTACGACTCCTCGGATCCGCGGCGGATGTCCTTGCGCGACAACGCCGATGAGATCACGTCGCGCCTCTCCGACGAGGTGGCCGCGCGAGTGATGGCAGCAGGGGTGACGATCATCGAATCCCGCATCACGCAGCTGGCCTACGCCCCGGAGATCGCCCGGGCGATGCTCCAGCGGCAGCAGGCGACTGCGGTCGTCGCCGCCCGGCAGCTCATCGTCGAGGGTGCAGTGGGAATGGTCGAGACCGCCATCGAAGAGATCGAGGGCCGACAGATCGTCAGGCTCGGTCAGGCCGAGCGCAGCGATCTGGTCTCGAACCTCATGATCGTCCTGTGCGGAGACCAGGCGGCACAGCCGACGATCAGCACGACGCGCAATCAGCAGTCGGCAGGCTGA
- a CDS encoding alanine/glycine:cation symporter family protein codes for MNTLQLTAEPVSPVDDAINTWFDPIATWFGNIIFFPLTFGDFSFPFVVIWLIFAAAVFTIYFGFVQVRGAKLSLEIIRGKFSSKSDPGEVTHFQALASALSGTVGLGNIAGVGVAIALGGPGATFWMIVAGLLGMCTKFVECTLGVKYREIDENGVVHGGPFKYLPVAFRRFSKPVATILTGLFAVAILVFGIVGGGMFQANQTFAQVRTATGGDDGFLAGPFASLVFGIVFAALVALVILGGIRSIAKVTDKLVPGMAIFYVVSCLLVLALNFDNIPNAVVEIFVGAFNPQGIAGGIVGVMIIGFQRSAFSNEAGIGSAPIAHSAVKTRRPISEGFVALLEPFIDTVIVCTMTALTIIVADQASYREDLGAGEIGGVALASDAFSTVVSWYPILLAIAVALFAFSTLITWAYYGEQAWSYLFGGAKASVMVFRTLVCLFVVVGCVATFSKVVEFADAALFMCAFINILGLYMLMPVVKKEMKKYLADRRAGTLNDPDTKDAVPVEEPV; via the coding sequence ATGAACACCTTACAACTGACAGCAGAGCCGGTCTCTCCGGTCGACGATGCCATCAACACCTGGTTCGATCCGATCGCGACGTGGTTCGGCAACATCATCTTCTTTCCACTCACCTTCGGCGACTTCTCGTTCCCGTTCGTCGTCATCTGGCTGATCTTCGCGGCCGCCGTCTTCACGATCTACTTCGGCTTCGTTCAGGTCCGCGGGGCGAAACTGTCGCTGGAGATCATCCGCGGGAAGTTCTCGTCGAAGTCCGATCCGGGTGAGGTCACCCACTTCCAGGCTCTCGCCTCCGCCCTGTCGGGAACCGTGGGGCTGGGCAACATCGCCGGTGTCGGTGTGGCCATCGCCCTCGGCGGTCCCGGTGCGACATTCTGGATGATCGTGGCCGGACTGCTCGGCATGTGCACGAAGTTCGTCGAATGCACCCTCGGTGTGAAGTACCGTGAGATCGACGAGAACGGAGTCGTCCACGGCGGCCCGTTCAAATACCTGCCCGTTGCCTTCCGTCGCTTCTCGAAGCCGGTGGCCACCATCCTCACCGGTCTCTTCGCTGTCGCCATCCTCGTCTTCGGCATCGTCGGCGGCGGAATGTTCCAAGCGAACCAGACCTTCGCACAGGTCCGCACAGCCACCGGCGGCGATGACGGATTCCTCGCCGGGCCCTTCGCCTCGCTCGTCTTCGGCATCGTCTTCGCTGCCCTCGTGGCCCTGGTCATCCTCGGCGGCATCCGCTCGATTGCGAAGGTCACCGACAAGCTGGTGCCGGGTATGGCGATCTTCTACGTCGTCTCCTGCCTGCTCGTCCTCGCTCTCAACTTCGACAACATTCCGAACGCCGTCGTTGAGATCTTCGTCGGCGCCTTCAATCCGCAGGGTATCGCCGGCGGCATCGTCGGCGTGATGATCATCGGGTTCCAGCGTTCGGCGTTCTCCAATGAGGCAGGCATCGGATCCGCGCCGATCGCCCACTCGGCGGTCAAGACGCGCCGTCCGATCTCGGAAGGCTTTGTCGCTCTCCTCGAACCCTTCATCGACACCGTCATCGTCTGCACGATGACCGCGCTGACCATCATCGTTGCCGATCAGGCCTCCTACCGAGAGGATCTCGGGGCCGGCGAGATCGGGGGAGTGGCACTGGCCTCCGACGCCTTCTCCACCGTCGTCTCCTGGTACCCGATCCTGCTCGCCATCGCCGTCGCACTCTTCGCCTTCTCGACCCTGATCACCTGGGCCTACTACGGGGAACAGGCGTGGAGCTACCTGTTCGGCGGTGCCAAGGCCAGCGTGATGGTCTTCCGCACCCTCGTCTGCCTCTTCGTCGTCGTCGGCTGTGTGGCCACGTTCTCGAAGGTCGTCGAGTTCGCCGATGCCGCACTGTTCATGTGCGCCTTCATCAACATCCTCGGCCTCTACATGCTCATGCCGGTCGTGAAGAAGGAGATGAAGAAGTATCTGGCCGACCGCAGGGCCGGCACTCTCAACGACCCCGATACGAAGGACGCGGTACCTGTCGAAGAACCAGTCTGA
- a CDS encoding chorismate mutase — MDPNTDDKTRAQQRLLELRDSIDNIDASLIHLLAERFKLTEKVGELKADHGLPPADESREARQVARLRVLAEESHLDPEFAEKFLAFTVAEVIRRHERIAESRER, encoded by the coding sequence GTGGATCCGAATACTGATGACAAGACACGTGCCCAGCAGCGCCTGCTGGAGCTACGCGACAGCATCGACAACATCGATGCCAGCCTCATCCATCTGCTCGCCGAGAGGTTCAAACTCACCGAGAAGGTCGGCGAACTCAAGGCCGACCACGGGCTTCCCCCGGCCGACGAATCCCGTGAGGCCCGCCAGGTCGCCCGTCTGCGGGTTCTCGCCGAGGAATCACACCTCGACCCCGAGTTCGCAGAGAAGTTCCTCGCGTTCACCGTCGCCGAGGTCATCCGCCGGCACGAACGCATCGCAGAATCGCGGGAACGCTGA
- the rplU gene encoding 50S ribosomal protein L21, whose translation MVYAIVRAGGHQEKVSVGDIITVNRMKAKAGDSVELDAVLLVDGETVTTDADALSKVSVTAEVAGELRGPKIVIQKYKNKTGYKKRQGHRQDLTRLKITNIK comes from the coding sequence ATGGTCTATGCCATCGTTCGCGCCGGAGGTCACCAGGAAAAGGTGAGCGTCGGCGATATCATCACAGTCAACCGTATGAAGGCGAAGGCTGGAGACAGCGTCGAACTCGATGCCGTACTTCTCGTCGACGGTGAGACGGTCACGACCGATGCCGACGCTCTGTCGAAGGTCTCGGTCACCGCCGAGGTCGCCGGTGAGCTCCGCGGTCCCAAGATTGTGATCCAGAAGTACAAGAACAAGACCGGGTACAAGAAGCGTCAGGGCCACCGCCAGGACCTCACCCGCCTGAAGATCACGAACATCAAGTAA
- the rpmA gene encoding 50S ribosomal protein L27, giving the protein MSSKKGVSSTRNGRDSNPQYLGVKRFGGQVVKAGEIIVRQRGTKFHPGANVGRGGDDTLFALTAGAVEFGKRNGRKIVNIVGA; this is encoded by the coding sequence ATGTCAAGCAAAAAGGGAGTCAGCTCGACCCGCAACGGTCGCGACTCGAACCCACAGTACCTCGGTGTGAAGCGCTTCGGCGGCCAGGTCGTCAAGGCCGGCGAGATCATCGTCCGTCAGCGCGGAACCAAGTTCCACCCGGGCGCCAACGTCGGCCGCGGCGGAGACGATACCCTCTTCGCCCTGACTGCGGGAGCCGTGGAATTCGGCAAGCGCAACGGTCGTAAGATCGTCAACATCGTCGGAGCCTGA